A genomic window from Catenulispora sp. GP43 includes:
- a CDS encoding carboxymuconolactone decarboxylase family protein, with protein MTALPQIEPEVATGVAAELLAEAQRTFGITPNFVKALANSPAALRGYLAFVGALRDGGLSAATREQLALLVAQENRCDYCLSVHAYVGERLAGLTAEDVDRARAGQAADERTARVLDLAGALLRRRGALTDEEVDAARAVLSCAEFVEVIAHVALDVFGNYLALAGRIGIDWPLVRHDDPSGGGSEAVSDH; from the coding sequence ATGACAGCACTCCCCCAGATCGAACCGGAGGTCGCGACCGGGGTCGCCGCCGAACTGCTGGCCGAGGCGCAGCGGACGTTCGGGATCACGCCGAACTTCGTCAAGGCTCTGGCGAACAGTCCGGCCGCGCTGCGCGGGTACCTGGCGTTCGTCGGCGCGCTGCGGGACGGCGGGCTGTCGGCGGCGACCCGCGAGCAGCTCGCGCTGCTGGTCGCGCAGGAGAACCGGTGCGACTACTGCCTGTCGGTCCACGCCTATGTGGGCGAACGGCTCGCCGGCCTCACCGCCGAGGACGTCGACCGGGCCCGGGCCGGGCAGGCCGCCGACGAGCGGACCGCCCGGGTGCTCGATCTGGCCGGGGCACTGCTGCGGCGGCGGGGCGCGCTCACCGACGAGGAAGTCGACGCGGCCCGGGCCGTGCTGTCCTGCGCCGAGTTCGTCGAGGTCATCGCGCATGTGGCGCTCGACGTCTTCGGCAACTACCTGGCCCTGGCCGGCCGGATCGGCATCGACTGGCCCCTGGTCCGGCACGACGACCCGTCCGGAGGCGGCTCCGAAGCCGTCTCCGACCACTGA
- a CDS encoding carboxymuconolactone decarboxylase family protein, translating to MEPRMTNPANVLDGAMQPIMDLFKAIHSGGVPDATLELVHLRASQINGCGPCVDAGVKSLRKLGESDERIGLAGAWRETPYFTDAERAALALAEAATRLADRPDAVSDDVWDAASSHFDDKGLAALILMIAVTNLFNRLNVTTRQIAGAW from the coding sequence GTGGAACCCCGTATGACCAACCCGGCGAACGTCCTCGACGGCGCGATGCAGCCGATCATGGACCTGTTCAAGGCGATCCACTCCGGCGGAGTCCCGGACGCCACCCTGGAACTGGTCCACCTGCGCGCCAGCCAGATCAACGGCTGCGGCCCGTGCGTGGACGCCGGGGTCAAGAGCCTGCGGAAGCTCGGCGAGTCCGACGAGCGCATCGGCCTGGCCGGCGCCTGGCGCGAGACGCCGTACTTCACCGACGCCGAGCGCGCCGCGCTGGCCCTGGCCGAGGCCGCCACCCGGCTGGCCGACCGGCCGGACGCCGTGTCCGACGACGTGTGGGACGCCGCCAGCAGCCACTTCGACGACAAGGGCCTGGCCGCGCTGATCCTGATGATCGCGGTCACCAACCTGTTCAACCGGCTCAACGTCACCACCCGCCAGATCGCCGGCGCCTGGTAG